CCTGATTTCGGTGATCCACCCGGACAACCATGCCTCAAAAGGCGTCGTGCGCAAGCTGGGCATGGCCCTCGAGCGCCTGGAAGCCTACGAACCGCTTGGCGGCGCGCCGGTCGAGATCTGGTCGCGTCGCCTCGACTGAGCAGAACAGAGCGCTCGCCCGTTGAAGCCGGACGTCCCGCGCGGCTATGATCTGCCGACACACAGTGCTGTCCATGCAGCAGCACCGGGTTGTAACGGACGCCACGCGCCACCCGCGTCGCCGGACACATCCCAGCATCGCCCCGGATTGCGGTAACCCCGACAGGAGAGATCGATGTTCAGTTTGCGTTGCGCCCTCGCCGCCACCGCGGCCAGCCTCGCCCTCGCGGCCCAGCCCGCGGCCGCGGCCAAAACGCTGGTGTACTGCTCGGAAGCCAGCCCCGAAGGCTTCAATTCCCAGTTCTTCACCACCAACACCACGCACGACGCCGCTTCGGCGCAGTTGATGAACCGCCTTGTGGAATTCGAAGTCGGCACCACGAACATCGTGCCCGGTCTTGCAACGAGCTGGGAAATCTCGCCGGACGGCCTGAACTACACCTTCCACTTGCGCCAGGGCGTGAAGTTCCACACCACGGCCAAGTACAAGCCGACGCGCGACTTCAATGCCGACGATGTGCTGTACTCCTGGTACCGCATGGCCGACCCGAACCACCCCTTCCACAAGAACAGCCCCGGCCAGACCTACGCCTACTTCGACGATATGGGCATGGGCAAGATCGTCGAAAAGCTCGAAAAGCTCGACGACACCACCGTGCGTTTCAAGCTGCGCCAGCCTGAAGCGCCCTTCCTCGCCAACATGGCGATGGACTTCATGTCCATCCTCTCGGCCGAGCATGCCGAGAAGATGAAGGCTGCCGGCACGCCCGAACTGATCGACCGCGAGCCGGTCGGCACCGGCCCATTCGCGCTGGTCAGCTATCAGAAGGACGCGGTGATCCGCTACAAGGCGCATGAACAGTACTGGGACGGCAAACCGGCGATCGACAACCTGATCTTTGCGATCACGCCGGATGCCTCAGTGCGCTACGCCAAGATCAAGGCCGGCGAATGCCACCTGATGGCCTTCCCCAAGCCCGCCGACCTCGCGCAGATGAAGGCCGACCCGGCGATCAACCTGATGACCAAGGAAGGCCTCAACGTCGGTTACCTCGCGCTCAATACCGAGAAGAAACCCTTCGACGACAAGCGCGTGCGTCAGGCGATCAACATGGCGATCAACAAGAAGGCGATCCTCGACACGATCTACCAGGGCGCCGGCCAGATGGCGAAAAACCCGATCCCGCCGATCATGTGGGGCTACAACGACCGGGTGAAGGACTACGACTACGCCGTCGATAAGGCCAAGGAACTGCTCGCCAAGGCCGGCCTCAAGGACGGCTTCGAGATGGAACTGTGGTACCTGCCGGTGCAGCGCCCCTACAACCCGGACGGCAAGCGCATGGGCGAGCTGATCCAGGCTGATCTGGCGAAGATCGGCGTGCGGGTGAAACTGGTCACCTACGAATGGGGCGAGTACCGCAAGCGCAGCAAGGCTGGCGAGCACCAGGCGGTGATGTTCGGCTGGTCGGGCGACAACGGCGACCCCGACAACTTCTTCACTCCGCTGCTCTCCTGCGACGCGGTGAAGGGGGGCGGCAACAGCGCGCGCTGGTGCAACAAGGACTTCGACGACCTGATCGCGAAAGCCACCCGCACGGCCGACCGCAAGGAACGCTCGAAGCTGTACGAGAAGGCGCAGGAGATCTTCAAGGAAGAGGCGCCGTGGGTGCCGATCGCCCACTCGGTGCGCTTCGAACCGGTGCGCAAGGAAGTGAAGAACTACAAGATGGCCGCGGTGCCGGTCAGCCATTTCCTGTCCAAGGTCGACATCGCGAAGTAGTCACGAACCCGGGGCGGCACGCAACATGCCGCCGCCCCACACTGGAGCTGCAGATGCCCAGCAATCCCTACGCCGGTACGGTCATCGTCG
This region of Niveibacterium umoris genomic DNA includes:
- a CDS encoding ABC transporter substrate-binding protein, which translates into the protein MFSLRCALAATAASLALAAQPAAAAKTLVYCSEASPEGFNSQFFTTNTTHDAASAQLMNRLVEFEVGTTNIVPGLATSWEISPDGLNYTFHLRQGVKFHTTAKYKPTRDFNADDVLYSWYRMADPNHPFHKNSPGQTYAYFDDMGMGKIVEKLEKLDDTTVRFKLRQPEAPFLANMAMDFMSILSAEHAEKMKAAGTPELIDREPVGTGPFALVSYQKDAVIRYKAHEQYWDGKPAIDNLIFAITPDASVRYAKIKAGECHLMAFPKPADLAQMKADPAINLMTKEGLNVGYLALNTEKKPFDDKRVRQAINMAINKKAILDTIYQGAGQMAKNPIPPIMWGYNDRVKDYDYAVDKAKELLAKAGLKDGFEMELWYLPVQRPYNPDGKRMGELIQADLAKIGVRVKLVTYEWGEYRKRSKAGEHQAVMFGWSGDNGDPDNFFTPLLSCDAVKGGGNSARWCNKDFDDLIAKATRTADRKERSKLYEKAQEIFKEEAPWVPIAHSVRFEPVRKEVKNYKMAAVPVSHFLSKVDIAK